DNA from Rhodopirellula bahusiensis:
TTCGAAGCCCAAGTACCTGGTTTCGAAGTCATCACTCCAGCCCTTCGACACCAGGCGGAGGAATCAACTGACCGCCCAAACGTCCGAGCCGGGTCGATGGCAAGAAGCGAGGCTCGATCATGAAACCGAAGCTCGTGTTGTCACGCCCGGCGTCGACATTGGCTGCCAACTGAACGAGGAACGATTCGCCAACTCGGGTGAGCCCCAAGGTCTGGCCGACGTTGCCGGTCTCACCAAAGTCATAGACGTTCCCGGCTGAAACGATCCATTTGTGGTTCAAGCGGTAATCCAAACTCGTCCGCAGGACGGTGCTGCTGACCGGCCCTTCGATCGACAGCAACCCAACATACAAATCTCCCAAACCAGGCCGACTGGTTCGGAACCCTGCACTGATCGAACGCAGGCCGTTGTCGAAGAAATCGATGTAGCCATCGCTCAATAACGTGAACCGGTCACCGATGTTGTACTGAGCATCAAACATGGTCGGCCCAACGGTCTCACCAAAGTTGTCGCGGTCTTCTTTGGGATACAAAGTGGTTTCCATGTCGAACCGGAACAGATCCACGATCCGCTCACGTCCCGGCAGTCCACGTTTCGTTTGGAAGCGATGCTTCATTCCCAAACGCAACTGCTGTAAGTCATCAACCACGGTGTCGCTGGCACTGGTCACATTGCGCTGGATGCCCTGACGAAACGCGTAATTTCGTGGGTCAAACTGGTCGGGCAACAGTCCACCAAACGTTGTCCCCGTGAACACCCGCCGAAACTCTTCCTGGGCGTTGTCATCCAGCGAATCGTAGTATGGCAACTCATCCATGTCCGTGTCGCTGTCGGCATAGAAGTACTCCGCCGACCAATCGATTTTGTGAGCCAATCCGCGAATATTCAGCAGTGAACTTTGGATCGTTGGATCGACTCGCGACATGGGCAGGTTCAATCGCAAACCGCCGCCGCCCCACAAACGTGTCACATCATCGCCATTGGTGCCTTCGCCATAGTGAGCCGCTTCGCCGATCGCGAACGGAATGACCTTGACCGGACCAGCGTCAAGCGGCGCGGATATTTCTTGCCTCGTTCGAGTCACAACGCCTTCGCGGTCCAGTTCGCCGGGCAAGGTATACGTTCCTGCGGCGATCACGGGGTCTTCCGGAGCGTCGGCGACTTGCAAGTGTTTGTAGCCGATCTCGTTGTGCATCGACCAAGTCAACGAATCACCCAAGATCGATCCGCCGAGAGCGTAGTGCTCGATCGCCGGCAGCTCTTCGGTTTCCATGAAGAAGTCGTTGACCTGGAAGTTGGCCGCAATGTCCAACATCTGAGAACCGGAGTATTTCCGGAATCGCAAACCGGTACGATGATCGGCGTCTTGGTCCCATTCGGATTCGAAGTACTGTTCCAGGAAGTTGCGGTCGCTCAAGTAGCCAACTTCAGCGATGAATTCCCAGTCACCCGGCAAGTAGTGCCGATGCCGCAACGTCGCTCGCCCGCGGTAGGTCTCTTCCGGTTGCAGATCACGACGGCCCTGTCCTAGGACGTCCAATCCGTCGTCTTTGATGATGTAGCTGTCGTAGGTTCCCGAAGCCGGTCCGCCGAACCCAAACAAACTGGGCAATGCATACGTCGTTCGCGTCCCCACCGCCGGTCCGCGTTCACTCAAGTAATCGGTGAGCAGTATCGTTTCCACTCCCGCGGGCGGATTGGTGAACCCGAGCAACTGGAACAAGTCCCACTCAAGCAGCACCTGAGAACCAAAGATGTCATCGTTCCGAACGTCAGCCCCGGTCAGATAGAACGTTGGCTTTCGAAGCGGAGTCGTGAACCTCGGCCAAGCCAGCACGGGCACACCGCCCAAATAGACAAAGTTGCCACCACTGGTCACGATCGGTTCGCTATCGGTGATCGGCAGTCTCGAGATTGGATCAGCACGCACGATTGGGCGCTGCGTCAGTTCCAATTGATTGCTCTGCAACCAATAGCGAGGCACACCCATTCGGCTACTTGTGACCGCCGCATCAATCGCTCGGAAGTTGCCACGGCTGATTTGTTGCATCACCTCCGCTTTCAACCGCACCGTTCCCGCATATTCGGGAATGGTCGTGATGGTCTCAGCGTCCAGCACCATGCCGACTTCTTGAGTGACGTTGTAGTACATCGACTCGGCGTAAATGATCCGGTCGCCTTGTCGGAAAACAATGTCGCCTTCAAGGTAAAGTTCACCGTCGCTTGATTTAAAATCCTGGGTGCCTTGGAAGACATCGCTCAAACGTGGCATCCAAGCGACGATCCGATTGGCCGAAAGCGAGACGGTTCCCAGAGGCATGATCTCTCCGCTGGGCAAACGAGCCGAGACGTCCCGCACCAAAACGGTGACACCGCCCCGAGCAATCACGACGGATTCGTTGGTACCGGGCCGATTGATGTACTGAAGTTCCGCAGGAGTGTTCGCGCCTCGCGAGAAAACCTCGATGCTTCGTGTGCCGCCACCAACGATGAACGGCACGCCGCCGGTGGTGCCACCATCGGACGTCGTGATCGAAGGTGGTGGAGTCTCCATCACCGGAGGTTGAAAACTTTGAACCGGCGGTGGCTGATTGGAAACCCTCGGCGGATCCAGCACCAAGCCACCGGACGGCAAATTGGGCTCACCCAAAACAGGCTCAAGGTACTGAA
Protein-coding regions in this window:
- a CDS encoding organic solvent tolerance protein OstA, producing the protein MTRLAAAHCGLSRVAVVAWGIAAFCVLEGHSVALAQQATERSVYEVTDVSRTLQLSGDAVHRWQDGDREFTLMRGNVELKFEGKRYEAATILVALSGKQKELTAHLLMDRVTLGPGQTTSQPIVQTVSLTSVPIVRADQYRGRAKVPSDWWAKMGIRPDTPAPPMSAPAQPDSQYVQPVQYLEPVLGEPNLPSGGLVLDPPRVSNQPPPVQSFQPPVMETPPPSITTSDGGTTGGVPFIVGGGTRSIEVFSRGANTPAELQYINRPGTNESVVIARGGVTVLVRDVSARLPSGEIMPLGTVSLSANRIVAWMPRLSDVFQGTQDFKSSDGELYLEGDIVFRQGDRIIYAESMYYNVTQEVGMVLDAETITTIPEYAGTVRLKAEVMQQISRGNFRAIDAAVTSSRMGVPRYWLQSNQLELTQRPIVRADPISRLPITDSEPIVTSGGNFVYLGGVPVLAWPRFTTPLRKPTFYLTGADVRNDDIFGSQVLLEWDLFQLLGFTNPPAGVETILLTDYLSERGPAVGTRTTYALPSLFGFGGPASGTYDSYIIKDDGLDVLGQGRRDLQPEETYRGRATLRHRHYLPGDWEFIAEVGYLSDRNFLEQYFESEWDQDADHRTGLRFRKYSGSQMLDIAANFQVNDFFMETEELPAIEHYALGGSILGDSLTWSMHNEIGYKHLQVADAPEDPVIAAGTYTLPGELDREGVVTRTRQEISAPLDAGPVKVIPFAIGEAAHYGEGTNGDDVTRLWGGGGLRLNLPMSRVDPTIQSSLLNIRGLAHKIDWSAEYFYADSDTDMDELPYYDSLDDNAQEEFRRVFTGTTFGGLLPDQFDPRNYAFRQGIQRNVTSASDTVVDDLQQLRLGMKHRFQTKRGLPGRERIVDLFRFDMETTLYPKEDRDNFGETVGPTMFDAQYNIGDRFTLLSDGYIDFFDNGLRSISAGFRTSRPGLGDLYVGLLSIEGPVSSTVLRTSLDYRLNHKWIVSAGNVYDFGETGNVGQTLGLTRVGESFLVQLAANVDAGRDNTSFGFMIEPRFLPSTRLGRLGGQLIPPPGVEGLE